One part of the Leclercia sp. LSNIH1 genome encodes these proteins:
- a CDS encoding GGDEF domain-containing protein, protein MVTRGLTLSMPWLALVNIGFALMVLLRNGLFDGIDALYQVNAFSARMIDWLMLAVIVLFSLSLLLVWQKKRGLSLLLLLAGLIWACCAVWFIAHLKLPFAWPLCTTLLLTALAGLYFFPVGLMSNALPLWAAMPAASLVLNEGISLRFVVVWLIFTVVLVYGRFILVRWFDEAWLRQQQNQALIARLDALAHQDPLTGTANRRAMENVLENAVKQGNDFALIMLDVDEFKRYNDRYGHQAGDECLAAVAQALKQVVRTPDDMVSRYGGEEFLLILFDATEKVAEQVAARIQESLRAAAIPHAASTVSDSVTVSMGIASLTAGQTASEVIAQADAALYRAKNAGRNRWSC, encoded by the coding sequence ATGGTCACCCGCGGACTGACTCTCAGCATGCCGTGGCTGGCGCTCGTCAACATCGGCTTTGCGCTGATGGTCTTATTGCGTAATGGGCTGTTCGACGGCATTGACGCGCTTTATCAGGTGAACGCCTTCAGCGCCAGGATGATCGATTGGCTGATGCTGGCGGTCATTGTTCTGTTTAGCCTCTCCCTGCTGCTGGTCTGGCAAAAAAAACGCGGGCTGAGCCTGCTGTTGCTGCTGGCAGGCCTGATCTGGGCCTGCTGCGCCGTCTGGTTTATCGCCCATCTGAAACTGCCCTTCGCCTGGCCGCTCTGCACCACCCTGCTCCTGACGGCGCTGGCAGGGCTCTATTTTTTTCCGGTTGGGCTGATGAGCAATGCGCTGCCGCTGTGGGCGGCGATGCCGGCTGCCAGCCTGGTGCTGAACGAGGGCATCAGCCTGCGTTTCGTCGTGGTGTGGCTTATCTTTACGGTAGTGCTGGTTTACGGGCGGTTTATTTTAGTGCGCTGGTTTGATGAAGCCTGGCTGCGTCAGCAGCAGAACCAGGCGCTGATTGCTCGCCTGGATGCCCTTGCGCACCAGGATCCGCTCACCGGTACCGCTAACCGCCGGGCGATGGAGAACGTGCTGGAAAACGCGGTCAAACAGGGGAACGATTTTGCGCTGATTATGCTCGATGTCGATGAGTTCAAACGCTACAACGATCGTTACGGGCATCAGGCCGGGGATGAGTGCCTGGCGGCAGTGGCGCAGGCGCTGAAACAGGTGGTGCGCACCCCGGACGATATGGTCTCACGCTACGGTGGCGAGGAGTTTCTGCTGATCCTGTTTGATGCGACGGAAAAAGTGGCGGAACAGGTGGCGGCGCGCATTCAGGAGAGCCTGCGCGCTGCGGCTATTCCGCATGCTGCCTCAACGGTCAGCGACAGCGTCACGGTCAGCATGGGGATCGCCTCGCTGACCGCTGGTCAGACGGCCAGCGAGGTGATCGCCCAGGCCGATGCCGCGCTCTACCGGGCAAAAAATGCAGGACGAAATCGCTGGTCCTGCTAA
- a CDS encoding aldehyde dehydrogenase family protein, with the protein MSDTQVAVLHSVQQFLDRQHGLWIEGQPSASDSEKRLDIFNPATGQVIASTADASAKDVDRAVMAGWRAFVARSWSGKLPAERERILLRFADLVEQHTEELAQLETLEQGKSINISRAFEVGCTLNWMRYTAGLTTKIAGKTLDLSIPMPQGARYQAWTRKEPIGVVAGIVPWNFPLLIGMWKVMPALAAGCSIVIKPSETTPLTLLRVAELATEAGVPDGVFNVVTGSGAVCGAALTNHPHIARVSFTGSTATGKQIARAAADRLMGVTLELGGKNPAIVLKDADPAWVIEGLMTGSFLNQGQVCAASSRIYVEAPLFDTVVSGFEQAVKSLSVGPGMSQEAHINPLVSRAHCDKVQTFLDEAQSRQAELITGNRGPNDQGYYVSPTLVVNPDASLRLTREEVFGPVVNLVRVADGEEALRLANDTEYGLTASVWTQNISKALEYTDRLQAGTVWVNSHTLIDANLPFGGMKQSGTGRDFGPDWLDGWCETKSVCVRY; encoded by the coding sequence ATGTCTGATACACAGGTCGCAGTACTGCACAGCGTGCAGCAATTTCTGGATCGCCAACATGGCCTCTGGATCGAGGGACAACCGTCCGCCTCCGACAGCGAAAAGCGTCTGGATATCTTTAACCCGGCAACTGGTCAGGTGATTGCCTCTACCGCCGATGCCAGCGCGAAAGATGTGGATCGCGCGGTGATGGCCGGCTGGCGCGCCTTTGTGGCCCGCAGCTGGTCCGGCAAACTGCCGGCGGAGCGCGAACGTATTCTGCTGCGCTTCGCCGATCTGGTGGAGCAGCACACCGAGGAGCTGGCCCAGCTCGAAACCCTGGAGCAGGGTAAATCCATTAACATCTCCCGCGCCTTTGAAGTGGGCTGCACTCTGAACTGGATGCGCTACACCGCGGGGCTGACCACCAAAATCGCCGGTAAGACGCTGGATCTCTCCATTCCGATGCCGCAGGGAGCGCGCTACCAGGCGTGGACGCGCAAAGAGCCGATTGGCGTGGTGGCCGGGATCGTGCCGTGGAACTTCCCGCTGCTGATTGGCATGTGGAAAGTGATGCCCGCGCTGGCGGCCGGCTGCTCTATCGTGATCAAACCGTCCGAAACCACGCCCCTGACCCTGCTGCGCGTGGCGGAACTGGCAACCGAGGCCGGGGTCCCGGACGGCGTCTTTAACGTAGTGACCGGCAGCGGGGCGGTGTGTGGCGCTGCGCTCACCAACCATCCGCATATCGCCAGGGTGAGCTTTACCGGCTCGACCGCCACCGGGAAACAGATTGCGCGCGCCGCCGCCGATCGCCTGATGGGGGTGACGCTGGAGCTGGGCGGTAAAAACCCGGCGATTGTCCTGAAAGATGCCGATCCGGCATGGGTGATCGAAGGCCTGATGACCGGCAGCTTCCTGAACCAGGGCCAGGTGTGCGCCGCCAGCTCGCGTATTTACGTCGAAGCGCCGCTGTTTGATACCGTGGTGAGCGGTTTTGAGCAGGCGGTGAAATCCCTCAGCGTCGGGCCGGGCATGTCCCAGGAGGCGCACATCAACCCGCTGGTTTCCCGCGCCCACTGCGACAAAGTGCAGACCTTCCTTGATGAAGCGCAGTCGCGCCAGGCGGAGCTGATTACCGGCAACCGTGGTCCGAACGATCAGGGTTACTACGTGTCGCCGACGCTGGTGGTGAACCCGGACGCCAGCCTGCGCCTGACCCGCGAAGAGGTGTTTGGTCCGGTGGTCAACCTGGTGCGCGTCGCTGACGGCGAAGAGGCGCTGCGCCTGGCGAACGATACCGAATACGGCCTGACCGCCAGCGTCTGGACGCAAAACATCAGCAAAGCGCTGGAGTACACCGACCGCCTGCAGGCGGGCACCGTGTGGGTGAACAGCCATACCCTGATCGACGCCAACCTGCCGTTTGGCGGGATGAAGCAGTCCGGCACAGGCCGTGATTTCGGCCCGGACTGGCTGGATGGCTGGTGTGAAACCAAATCGGTGTGCGTGCGCTACTGA
- the feaR gene encoding transcriptional regulator FeaR, whose protein sequence is MASAKETDNYQQWLAQINQACGSFAAQPMSGEFYGELESTWTGNLKLSTVTAGGVNLFRTRQEIKTSNDAWFYTVFQLEGEAGLEQDDRQIMLNAGDITLIDASRPCSIYWPEKSRQISLLLPRQILEQHFRFQEVSCAQKLSHSLPTVQLSYRLLQESMSNPRLSETESEAALEAMVCLLRPVLQQRESVQPRKARQFSHVLTLIDDHIQAEHLRPEWIAAECGMSVRSLYRMFAEKGLVVAQYIKNRRLDLCAQMLRSARDDEKLAGIGYSWGFTDHSHFSTAFKQRFGISPGEYRKRHR, encoded by the coding sequence ATGGCGAGTGCAAAGGAAACGGACAATTATCAGCAGTGGCTGGCGCAGATTAATCAGGCTTGCGGAAGTTTTGCGGCCCAGCCCATGAGCGGCGAGTTTTACGGCGAGCTGGAATCCACCTGGACCGGCAACCTGAAGCTCAGCACCGTCACCGCTGGCGGCGTGAATCTGTTTCGTACCCGCCAGGAGATTAAGACCAGCAACGATGCCTGGTTCTACACTGTCTTTCAGCTGGAAGGTGAAGCGGGACTGGAGCAGGACGACCGGCAAATTATGCTCAACGCGGGAGATATCACCCTGATCGACGCCTCCCGCCCCTGCTCGATCTACTGGCCGGAAAAATCCCGGCAGATCTCATTGCTGCTCCCGCGCCAGATCCTTGAGCAGCACTTTCGTTTTCAGGAAGTGAGCTGCGCGCAAAAACTCTCCCACAGCCTGCCTACCGTCCAGCTCAGCTATCGTCTGCTGCAGGAGAGCATGAGCAATCCGCGATTGAGTGAAACCGAGAGCGAAGCCGCGCTGGAGGCGATGGTCTGTCTGCTGCGCCCGGTATTGCAGCAGCGTGAAAGCGTGCAGCCGCGCAAGGCGCGCCAGTTCAGCCACGTTCTGACGCTCATCGACGATCATATTCAGGCGGAACATTTGCGACCGGAGTGGATTGCGGCGGAGTGCGGGATGTCGGTGCGTAGCCTCTACCGGATGTTTGCCGAGAAAGGGCTGGTGGTGGCGCAGTACATCAAGAACCGTCGGCTGGATCTCTGCGCGCAGATGCTACGTAGCGCCCGGGACGACGAGAAACTGGCGGGCATTGGCTACAGCTGGGGCTTTACCGACCATAGCCACTTCTCCACGGCATTTAAACAGCGCTTTGGGATCTCCCCTGGCGAATACCGCAAACGCCACCGCTAA
- a CDS encoding YdbL family protein, with the protein MRKYFTLILLTLGLCAPAFALTLNEARTEGRVGETLSGYIAPRSQDRETLALVEQINKARTESYQRLADSNNLPVDEVAKMAGSKLVARARPGEYVQGVNGRWLQK; encoded by the coding sequence ACTTCACGCTCATTCTGCTGACGCTGGGGCTCTGTGCGCCCGCGTTCGCCCTGACCCTCAACGAAGCCCGCACCGAGGGACGCGTGGGGGAAACGCTGAGCGGGTATATCGCCCCGCGCAGCCAGGATCGCGAAACCCTGGCGCTGGTGGAGCAGATCAACAAGGCTCGCACCGAGAGTTATCAGCGGCTTGCCGACAGCAATAACCTTCCGGTCGATGAGGTGGCTAAAATGGCGGGAAGCAAACTGGTTGCCCGCGCCCGCCCCGGCGAGTATGTCCAGGGCGTTAACGGCAGATGGTTACAGAAGTGA